From Microcebus murinus isolate Inina chromosome 15, M.murinus_Inina_mat1.0, whole genome shotgun sequence, the proteins below share one genomic window:
- the LOC105874598 gene encoding tripartite motif-containing protein 60-like: MEFEAALVDLQEESSCPICLEYLKDPVTIGCGHNFCHSCLSVSWKDLDDAFPCPVCHFSFPYGNFKRNPQLRDLTEIAKQLQVRRSKRKRQNEHAVCEKHNQFLTLFCLKDLEILCTQCSFSAEHRKHYISPIGKAASYHRETLQCSVEPLKKNIERIEKVIALQGSKSAELKKQVEYRREEINSEFEEIRLFLQNEQESVLRQVQDEEMDILTKLNENHETFSHDVSTVKHLLREIEGTCVQSDTELLACVKSIHHRYQNLKYPETFSFSLTKYGFRLPPQYSGLDRIIKPFQVDVILDVDTAHPQLIVSKDRKAVRYRRTKEKDGCNARRFALCPAVLGSRGFSSGRHYWEVEVGRKPKWILGVCHEGVARSWQDQPSVLAGFWAVGRYMCSGYVASGPGRVHLLPAVRPSKIGVFLDCELGEVSFYNMNDRSVLYTFNDSFREAVWPYFYTGTDSEPLKICPLSDSER; this comes from the coding sequence ATGGAGTTTGAGGCAGCCCTGGTGGACCTCCAAGAGGAGTCCAGCTGTCCCATCTGCCTGGAGTACTTGAAAGACCCAGTGACCATCGGCTGTGGGCACAACTTCTGTCACTCCTGCCTCAGTGTGTCCTGGAAGGATCTAGACGATGCCTTTCCCTGTCCTGTCTGTCATTTTAGCTTTCCATACGGGAACTTCAAGAGGAACCCTCAGCTTCGTGATTTGACTGAAATAGCTAAGCAGCTGCAGGTCAGAAGGAGCAAGAGGAAGAGGCAGAACGAGCATGCCGTGTGTGAAAAGCACAATCAGTTTCTGACCCTTTTCTGTCTGAAAGACCTGGAGATCTTATGTACACAGTGCAGTTTCTCCGCTGAGCACCGGAAGCACTACATTAGCCCCATTGGCAAAGCTGCCTCTTACCACCGAGAAACTCTACAATGCAGTGTTGAGCCCTTGAAGAAGAATATAGAACGAATTGAAAAAGTGATAGCTCTGCAAGGCAGCAAGTCAGCGGAGCTTAAAAAGCAGGTAGAATATAGGAGAGAAGAAATCAATTCTGAATTTGAGGAAATTAGACTGTTTTTACAGAATGAGCAGGAGAGTGTTCTTAGGCAGGTACAAGATGAAGagatggacattttaacaaagcTAAATGAAAACCATGAAACATTTTCACATGATGTTTCCACAGTAAAGCATCTTCTGAGGGAGATAGAAGGCACATGTGTACAGTCAGACACGGAATTACTGGCGTGTGTTAAGAGTATCCACCACAGGTATCAAAACCTGAAATACCCTGAAACCTTTTCATTTAGTTTAACAAAATATGGTTTCAGACTTCCTCCCCAGTATTCTGGCTTGGACAGAATTATCAAGCCATTTCAAGTAGATGTGATTCTAGATGTCGACACAGCACATCCTCAACTCATTGTCTCTAAGGATAGAAAAGCTGTGCGGTatagaagaacaaaagaaaaagatggttgTAACGCCAGGAGATTTGCTCTTTGCCCTGCTGTCCTGGGGTCTCGGGGGTTTAGTTCTGGCAGACACTACTGGGAGGTAGAAGTGGGGAGGAAGCCTAAGTGGATACTGGGCGTGTGTCACGAGGGTGTCGCCAGGAGCTGGCAAGACCAGCCGTCGGTTCTGGCTGGGTTCTGGGCAGTTGGGCGGTACATGTGTAGTGGCTACGTCGCGTCCGGCCCCGGGAGAGTCCACCTGCTGCCTGCAGTAAGGCCCAGTAAGATTGGCGTTTTTCTGGACTGTGAGTTGGGTGAGGTCTCCTTTTATAATATGAATGATCGGTCTGTTCTCTATACTTTTAATGATTCTTTCAGAGAAGCTGTTTGGCCTTATTTCTATACTGGAACAGATTCAGAACCTCTTAAAATCTGCCCATTATCAGATTCTGAAAGATAA